A genomic region of Metopolophium dirhodum isolate CAU chromosome 1, ASM1992520v1, whole genome shotgun sequence contains the following coding sequences:
- the LOC132936550 gene encoding zinc finger MYM-type protein 1-like: MPEFQSFYQKKINLTSWKIQEELIKISADLVTETIVGQILDTGHFALMVDEARSHKQEQLSVCVRYAVGLDIYERFLQFVDVSCGQNANQIVSAIYSSFKNCNLNMDTLNIVAQSYDGASVMSGHIGGVQAKIKEDYPYAIYTHCMAHRLNLVVVDLCKEIKVIV; encoded by the coding sequence ATGCCAGAATTTCAAagcttttatcaaaaaaaaataaacttgacCAGCTGGAAAATTCAAGAAGAACTTATTAAAATTAGTGCTGACTTGGTAACAGAAACTATTGTTGGACAAATTCTTGACACTGGACATTTTGCTCTAATGGTTGATGAGGCTAGGTCTCATAAACAAGAACAATTGTCTGTATGTGTGCGTTATGCAGTTGGCCTCGACATTTATGAaagatttttacaatttgttgatgTTTCTTGTGGCCAGAATGCCAATCAAATTGTTTCTGCTATTtacagtagttttaaaaattgtaatttaaacatGGACACACTAAATATTGTGGCACAATCGTATGATGGTGCCAGTGTGATGTCCGGCCATATCGGAGGTGTCCAAGCCAAAATTAAAGAAGATTATCCTTATGCAATATATACACATTGTATGGCTCACAGGTTGAACTTAGTTGTTGTGGACTTGTGTAAAGAAATTAAGGTAATTGTTTaa
- the LOC132953662 gene encoding uncharacterized protein LOC132953662: MPEPNPDQWTEIANKFYLKTNFPNCVGAVDGKNIRLNANYSFISIDVGAYGKEGDSTIFKNCPFGKKLYSELLNLPATVVLPNTDNFPQPFVVIGDEAFGLHKNLLRPYPGRGLTQKRKMFNYRLSRARRYVECAFGILANKWRVLHSAILVEPDFADVIKACCILHNYVRRRDGYNFEDTLSNCLEDFKNENNSGARQQGLDVREYSMEAGAVPFQYRFF; encoded by the exons ATGCCAGAACCTAATCCAGACCAATGGACAGAAATAgccaataaattttatttgaaaacgaaCTTTCCAAATTGTGTAGGGGCAGTCGATGGAAAAAATATTCGTT TGAACgcaaattatagttttatttcaatCGATGTCGGTGCATATGGCAAGGAGGGTGAttctacaattttcaaaaattgtccattcggaaaaaaattatattctgaaTTATTAAATCTACCAGCAACTGTTGTTCTTCCAAATACAGACAATTTTCCGCAGCCTTTCGTGGTAATTGGTGATGAAGCTTTCGGACTACACAAAAATCTTTTAAGACCATACCCTGGACGAGGTCTCacacaaaaaagaaaaatgtttaactatcgTCTATCAAGAGCTCGAAGGTACGTAGAATGCGCTTTTGGAATACTCGCAAATAAATGGCGTGTTCTACATAGTGCTATTTTAGTTGAACCCGATTTCGCAGACGTTATAAAAGCATgctgtattttacataattatgttaGACGAAGGGATGGTTATAACTTCGAAGACACCCTTTCAAACTGTTTGGAAgactttaaaaatgaaaataattctggAGCTCGTCAACAAGGATTAGATGTTCGAGAATATTCTATGGAAGCAGGAGCGGTTCCCTTTCAATatcgatttttttga
- the LOC132936542 gene encoding uncharacterized protein LOC132936542, with protein sequence MVYVHFARPSNNTKLIKIQLDLGLKKGSILRVCDTRWVCRFKNCEAMISNYTAILEYLSNEIEEQSDKDIVEAIGILSELQKCTFFIGVVLLKDVLSIINILSTTLQSKTGTLGKAKNIINGVILSFEKLRCDEEFLIFWQKIESLAAQNDITLDIPDIRKRKRTQPKYLNSFHVDTITGEENNINSLTVEDYWKKNLYFPIIDGIIINLKKRFSVESLSMASSIDCFLNLDFNGSSLFINHYKDVMNVSVDMLKAEMMVFKNFLPTNFSFDDVKKTYKK encoded by the exons ATGGTATACGTTCATTTTGCTCGTCCATCTAATAATACGAAACTCATTAAAATTCAATTGGATCTAGGATTAAAAAAAGGAAGTATCCTCAGAGTATGCGACACTCGATGGGTGTGCCGATTCAAAAATTGTGAAGCAATGATAAGTAATTACACTgctatattagaatatttaagtAACGAGATTGAAGAGCAATCTGATAAAGATATTGTCGAAgcaatag GTATTCTTAGTGAATTACAgaagtgtacattttttattgggGTTGTTTTATTAAAAGATGTTCTTAGTATTATTAACATACTAAGTACCACATTACAATCAAAAACTGGCACTCTGGGTaaagctaaaaatattataaatggtgTAATActatcatttgaaaaattacgTTGTGATGAAGAATTTCTTATATTTTGGCAAAAAATTGAATCATTGGCAGCACAAAATGATATTACGCTTGATATACCTGacataa GAAAACGCAAAAGAACACAACCAAAATATTTGAACAGTTTTCATGTGGATACTATCACTGgggaagaaaataatattaactcctTAACAGTTGAagattattggaaaaaaaatctttatttcccAATAATTGATGGTatcattatcaatttaaaaaaaagattttctgTGGAAAGTTTATCAATGGCATCATCTATTGATTGTTTTTTGAATCTTGATTTCAATGGAAgttctttatttataaatcattataag GATGTTATGAATGTTTCAGTAGATATGCTCAAAGCTGAAATGATGGTCTTTAAAAATTTCTTACCTACAAATTTCAGTtttgatgatgttaaaaaaacatacaaaaagtAA